A stretch of Arthrobacter sp. NEB 688 DNA encodes these proteins:
- a CDS encoding Ku protein — protein sequence MRAIWKGAVSFGLVNVPVRLYSATENHDVQFRQVHREDGGRIRYRRFCSIDGEEVSYDDIAKGYETEDGDMVVLTDDDFADLPSRSSKEIGVTKFVPADQIDPMWLDKSYYLEPDKSATKPYVLLRDALESEQRVAIVTVSIRTRMTMAMLRVRDGVIVMQTMLWPDEVRAADFAAVDEQHATSQEMDMAKMLIDQLAGDYDPGEYEDDYALAVKELVRAKVEGGEVRATAPEEEESGEVVDLLAALSRSVERAKASRGEAPSAPTPKSATKKTTAKKSATTSSAKKAATKKAAPAKKTAKKAEKKSEKKAS from the coding sequence ATGCGCGCGATCTGGAAGGGCGCGGTCTCCTTCGGGCTGGTCAACGTGCCGGTGCGGCTCTACTCGGCGACCGAGAACCACGACGTGCAGTTCCGGCAGGTCCACCGCGAGGACGGCGGGCGCATCCGCTACCGCCGCTTCTGCTCGATCGACGGCGAGGAGGTGAGCTACGACGACATCGCCAAGGGCTACGAGACCGAGGACGGCGACATGGTCGTGCTCACCGACGACGACTTCGCCGACCTCCCCTCGCGCTCGAGCAAGGAGATCGGGGTGACGAAGTTCGTCCCCGCCGACCAGATCGACCCGATGTGGCTCGACAAGAGCTACTACCTCGAGCCCGACAAGTCCGCCACGAAGCCCTACGTCCTCCTGCGCGACGCGCTCGAGAGCGAACAGCGGGTCGCCATCGTCACCGTCTCGATCCGCACCCGGATGACGATGGCGATGCTCCGGGTCCGCGACGGGGTCATCGTCATGCAGACGATGCTCTGGCCCGACGAGGTCCGAGCGGCCGACTTCGCCGCCGTCGACGAGCAGCACGCCACGAGCCAGGAGATGGACATGGCGAAGATGCTCATCGACCAGCTGGCGGGCGACTACGACCCCGGCGAGTACGAGGACGACTACGCGCTCGCGGTCAAGGAGCTCGTCCGGGCCAAGGTCGAGGGCGGGGAGGTGCGGGCCACGGCCCCCGAGGAGGAGGAGTCCGGCGAGGTCGTCGACCTGCTCGCCGCCCTGTCGCGCTCGGTCGAGCGGGCCAAGGCCTCCCGCGGGGAGGCGCCGTCGGCCCCGACCCCGAAGAGCGCGACGAAGAAGACGACCGCGAAGAAGAGCGCCACGACGTCGAGCGCGAAGAAGGCCGCCACGAAGAAGGCCGCGCCCGCGAAGAAGACCGCCAAGAAGGCGGAGAAGAAGTCGGAGAAGAAGGCCAGCTGA
- the ligD gene encoding non-homologous end-joining DNA ligase, whose amino-acid sequence MRPMLATAAQAPPRGDAWVHEVKWDGMRVLVDVRGGAVTVTSRTERDVTAAFPELDALAGTYDDLLLDGEVVALDEGLPSFHALTERMHVTKRAQAERLARTRPVTLMVFDLLRLFGQDLTGQPWSARRRLLEELELDGRAWRVPEVHDDGAVLLRVTDERGLEGVVSKRRDARYLPGRRSPDWRKVAHRRTYSVLVGGWRPEVGSGASSADRLGAVLVGLPDGEGGWRYAGRVGSGLAGSAGEALLRRLRRHEVDAPPFVDEVPRIDASGTTWVHPAVVVEVRTLMITADHRLRQPTFLGVRHDLTPEELQEVEEGG is encoded by the coding sequence ATGCGTCCGATGCTCGCGACCGCCGCGCAGGCCCCGCCGCGCGGCGACGCGTGGGTGCACGAGGTCAAGTGGGACGGGATGCGCGTCCTCGTCGACGTGCGCGGCGGCGCGGTGACCGTGACCTCGCGGACCGAGCGCGACGTGACGGCGGCCTTCCCCGAGCTCGACGCGCTCGCCGGCACCTACGACGACCTGCTGCTCGACGGCGAGGTCGTGGCCCTCGACGAGGGGCTGCCCAGCTTCCACGCCCTGACCGAGCGGATGCACGTGACGAAGCGGGCGCAGGCCGAGCGGCTGGCGCGCACGCGGCCGGTCACGCTCATGGTGTTCGACCTGCTGCGCCTCTTCGGGCAGGACCTCACCGGCCAGCCGTGGTCGGCGCGGCGGCGGCTGCTCGAGGAGCTCGAGCTCGACGGGCGCGCCTGGCGGGTGCCGGAGGTCCATGACGACGGCGCGGTGCTGCTGCGGGTCACCGACGAGCGGGGCCTGGAGGGCGTCGTCAGCAAGCGGCGCGACGCCCGCTACCTGCCGGGTCGGCGCTCGCCGGACTGGCGCAAGGTCGCGCACCGGCGCACGTACTCGGTGCTCGTCGGCGGCTGGCGGCCCGAGGTGGGGTCGGGCGCGTCGTCCGCCGACCGGCTCGGGGCGGTGCTCGTCGGGCTGCCGGACGGCGAGGGCGGCTGGCGGTACGCGGGGCGGGTCGGGTCCGGGCTCGCGGGGTCGGCCGGCGAGGCGCTGCTGCGTCGGCTGCGCCGGCACGAGGTCGACGCCCCGCCGTTCGTCGACGAGGTGCCGCGCATCGACGCCTCCGGCACGACGTGGGTGCATCCGGCCGTCGTCGTCGAGGTGAGGACGCTGATGATCACCGCCGACCACCGGCTGCGGCAGCCGACCTTCCTCGGGGTGCGGCACGACCTGACGCCCGAGGAGCTGCAGGAGGTCGAGGAGGGTGGCTGA
- the ligD gene encoding non-homologous end-joining DNA ligase, with protein sequence MAERYVPQVTRVEVDGRRLKLTSLDKVMYPATETTKGEVLDYYARVAGVLLPHLARRPVTRVRWPHGVEDQMFFEKNMPSGAPSWLPGVQVDDVRYPLVPGMAELTYLVNLNSLELHVPQWTVDDDGAPEHPDRLVIDLDPGKPAGLRECARVALLVRERLERLGLELHPVTSGSKGMQLYARLGGDLSSDQVRDLAQQLAQEMTKKHPELVLWKMTKSLRPGKVFLDWSQNVAAKTTISPYSLRGRELPQVAAPRTWDEVEAGAEEDGTLAQLMFDEVLERVEREGDLLADLP encoded by the coding sequence GTGGCTGAGCGCTACGTCCCGCAGGTGACGCGCGTCGAGGTCGACGGGCGGCGCCTCAAGCTGACCAGCCTCGACAAGGTGATGTACCCCGCCACCGAGACGACCAAGGGCGAGGTGCTCGACTACTACGCGCGCGTCGCCGGGGTGCTCCTGCCGCACCTCGCGCGCCGCCCGGTGACCCGCGTGCGCTGGCCGCACGGGGTCGAGGACCAGATGTTCTTCGAGAAGAACATGCCGTCCGGGGCGCCCTCGTGGCTGCCCGGCGTGCAGGTCGACGACGTCCGCTACCCGCTCGTGCCGGGGATGGCCGAGCTCACCTACCTGGTCAACCTCAACTCCCTCGAGCTGCACGTGCCGCAGTGGACGGTCGACGACGACGGCGCCCCGGAGCACCCCGACCGGCTCGTCATCGACCTCGACCCCGGCAAGCCCGCCGGCCTGCGCGAGTGCGCCCGGGTCGCGCTGCTCGTGCGTGAGCGGCTGGAGCGGCTCGGGCTCGAGCTGCACCCGGTGACGTCCGGCAGCAAGGGGATGCAGCTCTACGCGCGGCTCGGCGGGGACCTCTCGTCGGACCAGGTGCGCGACCTCGCGCAGCAGCTCGCGCAGGAGATGACGAAGAAGCACCCCGAGCTGGTCCTGTGGAAGATGACCAAGTCGCTGCGTCCCGGCAAGGTGTTCCTCGACTGGAGCCAGAACGTCGCGGCGAAGACGACCATCAGCCCGTACTCGCTGCGCGGTCGCGAGCTGCCGCAGGTCGCGGCCCCGCGCACGTGGGACGAGGTCGAGGCCGGCGCCGAGGAGGACGGCACGCTGGCCCAGCTGATGTTCGACGAGGTGCTCGAGCGGGTCGAGCGCGAGGGCGACCTCCTGGCCGACCTCCCCTGA
- a CDS encoding (2Fe-2S)-binding protein has protein sequence MSARHAWLRFTDGGPALPHDVGTDVDPWREGVRRMHARWYDGVAPPSVAAVFVLQWLLQVPAHTAAHAAAAVPARAVLPGLTFSLGPALVPDVVRMTGLVPDARDLPARLDAAEADYRAVVAPVAEGYRSPVRLGPHVRAALVDDMWAAARREAESAAGMLRPGGVPRASCCLIYALPGCVECAGCPRLRRTP, from the coding sequence ATGTCCGCCCGCCACGCCTGGCTGCGCTTCACCGACGGCGGGCCAGCGCTGCCCCACGACGTCGGCACCGACGTCGACCCGTGGCGCGAGGGCGTGCGCCGGATGCACGCGCGCTGGTACGACGGGGTCGCGCCGCCCTCGGTCGCGGCGGTGTTCGTCCTCCAGTGGCTGCTCCAGGTGCCGGCGCACACGGCCGCCCACGCCGCGGCGGCCGTCCCCGCCCGGGCCGTGCTCCCGGGGCTGACCTTCTCGCTCGGGCCGGCCCTCGTCCCCGACGTCGTGCGGATGACCGGCCTCGTCCCGGACGCACGCGACCTCCCCGCCCGGCTGGACGCCGCCGAGGCCGACTACCGCGCGGTCGTGGCCCCGGTCGCCGAGGGGTACCGCAGCCCGGTGCGCCTGGGCCCGCACGTGCGCGCCGCCCTCGTCGACGACATGTGGGCGGCGGCGCGACGTGAGGCGGAGTCCGCGGCCGGGATGCTCCGACCGGGCGGCGTGCCCCGCGCCTCGTGCTGCCTCATCTACGCCCTGCCCGGATGCGTCGAGTGCGCCGGCTGCCCCCGCCTGCGCCGCACCCCCTGA
- a CDS encoding Lsr2 family protein: MAKKVQVLLVDDVDKESPADETVTFALDGVSYEIDLTSENASKLRDALAVWIGHAERTGGRRSASRGAAKSSGGAKRDVSAIREWARSNGYDVSERGRISSEVQEAYDKANS, encoded by the coding sequence ATGGCCAAAAAGGTCCAGGTCCTCCTCGTCGACGACGTCGACAAGGAGTCCCCTGCCGACGAGACGGTCACCTTCGCCCTCGACGGCGTCAGCTACGAGATCGACCTGACCAGCGAGAACGCGAGCAAGCTGCGCGACGCGCTGGCCGTCTGGATCGGTCACGCCGAGCGCACCGGCGGGCGCCGCAGCGCCTCCCGCGGCGCCGCGAAGAGCAGCGGCGGCGCCAAGCGCGACGTCTCCGCGATCCGCGAGTGGGCCCGCAGCAACGGCTACGACGTCAGCGAGCGCGGCCGCATCTCGAGCGAGGTCCAGGAGGCCTACGACAAGGCGAACTCCTGA
- the lysS gene encoding lysine--tRNA ligase, with product MRVRREKRDRLLAEGGQAYPVAVPRTHSLAEVREQWAHLGTGEETQDVVAVAGRVVFVRTTGKLAFATLQEGVGTRLQVMLSLAEVGQDALDAFKRDADLGDHVWVEGRVISSRRGELSVMATRWGVASKALRPLPTLHKELSEESRVRQRYADLVVRQEARDMVRTKAAALRAIRSVLDGQGYLEVETPVLQLIHGGAAARPFRTHLNAFDQEMVLRIALELNLKKAVVGGVDRVYEMGRIFRNEGVDATHSPEFTMLEAYQAWGDQRSIAALMRDLYLGVADALGSRQVQTPAGTVDLDGEWRWLPVYEGVSEAVGEEVTQETSKETLLAHAERHGVEVDPSLEKDKVFLELLGELVEPGLLQPTFLCDYPAIAQPLARPHRDTPGLIEAWDLIIGGVERGTGFSELVDPVVQRDVLTAQSLRAAGGDPEAMQLDEDFLRALEYGAPPMGGLGLGVDRLIMLFTGANIRETILFPHLKPEA from the coding sequence ATGCGGGTCCGGCGCGAGAAGCGCGACCGGCTGCTCGCCGAGGGCGGCCAGGCCTACCCCGTCGCCGTCCCGCGCACGCACTCGCTCGCCGAGGTCCGCGAGCAGTGGGCCCACCTCGGGACCGGCGAGGAGACCCAGGACGTCGTCGCCGTCGCCGGCCGCGTCGTCTTCGTCCGCACGACCGGCAAGCTCGCCTTCGCGACGCTCCAGGAGGGCGTCGGCACCCGCCTCCAGGTGATGCTCAGCCTCGCCGAGGTGGGGCAGGACGCGCTCGACGCCTTCAAGCGCGACGCCGACCTCGGCGACCACGTGTGGGTCGAGGGGCGCGTCATCTCCAGCCGGCGCGGCGAGCTGTCGGTGATGGCCACCCGCTGGGGCGTCGCGAGCAAGGCGCTGCGCCCCCTGCCGACCCTGCACAAGGAGCTCTCCGAGGAGTCGCGCGTCCGCCAGCGCTACGCCGACCTCGTCGTGCGCCAGGAGGCCCGCGACATGGTGCGCACCAAGGCCGCCGCGCTGCGCGCCATCCGCTCGGTGCTCGACGGCCAGGGCTACCTCGAGGTCGAGACGCCGGTGCTCCAGCTCATCCACGGCGGGGCGGCCGCGCGGCCCTTCCGCACGCACCTCAACGCGTTCGACCAGGAGATGGTCCTGCGCATCGCGCTCGAGCTGAACCTCAAGAAGGCCGTCGTCGGCGGCGTCGACCGGGTCTACGAGATGGGCCGGATCTTCCGCAACGAGGGTGTCGACGCGACGCACTCCCCCGAGTTCACGATGCTCGAGGCCTACCAGGCGTGGGGCGACCAGCGCTCCATCGCCGCCCTCATGCGCGACCTGTACCTCGGCGTCGCCGACGCCCTCGGCTCGCGGCAGGTGCAGACCCCCGCCGGTACGGTCGACCTCGACGGCGAGTGGCGTTGGCTGCCCGTCTACGAGGGCGTGAGCGAGGCCGTCGGCGAGGAGGTCACGCAGGAGACGTCCAAGGAGACGCTGCTCGCGCACGCCGAGCGCCACGGCGTCGAGGTCGACCCGTCGCTCGAGAAGGACAAGGTCTTCCTCGAGCTGCTCGGCGAGCTCGTCGAGCCCGGCCTGCTGCAGCCGACCTTCCTGTGCGACTACCCCGCCATCGCGCAGCCCCTGGCCCGGCCGCACCGCGACACCCCCGGGCTCATCGAGGCCTGGGACCTCATCATCGGCGGCGTCGAGCGCGGCACCGGGTTCTCCGAGCTCGTCGACCCCGTCGTCCAGCGCGACGTCCTCACGGCGCAGTCGCTGCGCGCCGCCGGCGGCGACCCCGAGGCGATGCAGCTCGACGAGGACTTCCTGCGCGCGCTCGAGTACGGCGCCCCGCCGATGGGCGGCCTGGGCCTTGGAGTCGACCGGCTCATCATGCTGTTCACCGGCGCGAACATCCGCGAGACCATCCTCTTTCCGCACCTGAAGCCGGAGGCCTGA
- a CDS encoding AAA family ATPase, with product MTPHGSWKEGLPARRLEHADPVELPPADVWPRTVPAVEHVLAHGLDLARCTVLVGENGSGKSTLVEGLAMAAGMNAEGGSTGATHRTHASESPLHEWLRVVRDPGAPRWGYFVRAETMHGLFTWLDTNPGPTDPAFHAMSHGESFVALLGTRRFRGEGLFVLDEPEAGLSFSAQLHLVAELTEMARRPRTQVVVATHSPVLAAIPGALLLELGEHGVRESTWDELDVVAHHRGFLDAPRRYLRHVVDDLDD from the coding sequence GTGACGCCGCACGGGAGCTGGAAGGAGGGGCTGCCCGCGCGCCGGCTCGAGCACGCCGACCCGGTCGAGCTGCCGCCCGCGGACGTCTGGCCGCGCACCGTGCCGGCGGTCGAGCACGTCCTCGCGCACGGTCTCGACCTCGCGCGCTGCACGGTACTCGTCGGCGAGAACGGCTCCGGCAAGTCGACGCTCGTCGAGGGTCTCGCGATGGCGGCCGGGATGAACGCCGAGGGCGGCTCGACCGGCGCGACCCACCGCACCCACGCGAGCGAGTCGCCGCTGCACGAGTGGCTGCGCGTCGTCCGCGACCCCGGGGCGCCGCGCTGGGGCTACTTCGTGCGGGCCGAGACGATGCACGGGCTGTTCACCTGGCTCGACACCAACCCCGGCCCGACCGACCCCGCCTTCCACGCGATGTCGCACGGCGAGTCCTTCGTCGCGCTGCTCGGCACGCGGCGCTTCCGCGGCGAGGGGCTCTTCGTGCTCGACGAGCCGGAGGCCGGGCTGTCGTTCTCGGCGCAGCTGCACCTCGTCGCCGAGCTGACCGAGATGGCTCGGCGGCCGCGCACGCAGGTCGTCGTCGCGACGCACTCGCCGGTGCTCGCGGCCATCCCCGGCGCGCTCCTGCTCGAGCTCGGCGAGCACGGCGTGCGCGAGAGCACCTGGGACGAGCTCGACGTCGTCGCCCACCACCGCGGCTTCCTCGACGCCCCGCGCCGCTACCTGCGGCACGTCGTCGACGACCTCGACGACTGA
- a CDS encoding GntR family transcriptional regulator, with the protein MAARQVTVRIDRTSPVPLWHQLAEQLGGAVREGVLAPGDAVENELDLASRLGLSRPTVRRAMQDLVDRGLLVRRRGIGTTVAPTRVHRRAELSSLHDDLLRTGRTPGTTVLSLAMTRDEAAATAFELPPDTPLLGIVRLRTVDGRPLAVLHNWLPPGLSDLTAEELEATGLYAALRTRGAVPVVARQSVGARMPTPEERRRLALKGTKPVLTMARTAFGSHGEPVEHANHCYDADGYTLEMTLDER; encoded by the coding sequence ATGGCGGCGCGACAGGTGACGGTGCGGATCGACCGCACCTCCCCCGTGCCCCTGTGGCACCAGCTGGCCGAGCAGCTCGGCGGGGCGGTGCGCGAGGGGGTCCTCGCCCCCGGCGACGCCGTCGAGAACGAGCTCGACCTCGCGAGCCGCCTCGGCCTCTCGCGCCCCACCGTCCGCCGGGCGATGCAGGACCTCGTCGACCGCGGTCTGCTCGTGCGCCGTCGCGGCATCGGCACCACCGTCGCCCCGACCCGCGTGCACCGCCGCGCCGAGCTGTCGAGCCTCCACGACGACCTCCTGCGCACCGGCCGCACGCCCGGCACGACCGTCCTCTCGCTCGCGATGACGCGGGACGAGGCCGCCGCCACCGCCTTCGAGCTGCCCCCCGACACCCCGCTGCTCGGCATCGTCCGGCTGCGCACCGTCGACGGCCGGCCGCTCGCCGTGCTCCACAACTGGCTGCCGCCGGGGCTGTCCGACCTCACGGCCGAGGAGCTCGAGGCCACCGGCCTCTACGCGGCGCTGCGCACCCGCGGCGCCGTGCCGGTCGTCGCACGGCAGTCGGTCGGCGCCCGGATGCCCACCCCCGAGGAGCGCCGGCGCCTGGCCCTCAAGGGCACCAAGCCCGTCCTGACGATGGCCCGCACGGCCTTCGGGTCCCACGGAGAGCCGGTCGAGCACGCCAACCACTGCTACGACGCCGACGGCTACACGCTCGAGATGACGCTCGACGAGCGCTGA
- a CDS encoding Gfo/Idh/MocA family oxidoreductase, translating into MRVGLAGAGRIGAFHARTLAALDGVEALVVADADAARASEVAASLPTAEAVPIEDLVGSGLDALVVATSTPGHAPLVRAGVEAGVPVFVEKPLAATLDGTLELVRLVEAADTPVHVGFQRRFDTGYRRARAAVASGELGFVHTLRATTSDRRPPHPDYVPTSGGIFRDCAVHDADVVRFVTGREVLTVQAVGGTKGEPFFAAAGDVASAAALLTLDDGTIAVLTTTRYSGHGHDVRLEVVGSEGSVAVGLDDSLALRSLEDGVTFPAGPVHEAFMDRFEPAYRAELAAFLDVARGAAPSPCTVRDALEASRVVEAATLALAEGRTVALSEIPTT; encoded by the coding sequence ATGAGGGTCGGACTCGCAGGGGCCGGACGGATCGGGGCGTTCCACGCCCGCACGCTGGCTGCGCTCGACGGGGTCGAGGCGCTCGTCGTCGCCGACGCGGACGCCGCCCGGGCGTCGGAGGTCGCGGCCTCGCTCCCCACCGCCGAGGCCGTCCCCATCGAGGACCTCGTCGGCTCCGGCCTCGACGCCCTCGTCGTCGCGACCTCCACCCCCGGGCACGCGCCGCTCGTGCGCGCCGGGGTCGAGGCGGGCGTCCCCGTCTTCGTCGAGAAGCCGCTGGCCGCGACGCTCGACGGCACCCTCGAGCTCGTGCGCCTCGTCGAGGCCGCCGACACCCCGGTGCACGTCGGCTTCCAGCGGCGCTTCGACACCGGCTACCGGCGGGCCCGCGCGGCCGTCGCGTCGGGCGAGCTCGGGTTCGTCCACACGCTGCGGGCCACGACGTCCGACCGTCGCCCCCCGCACCCCGACTACGTGCCGACCTCGGGGGGCATCTTCCGCGACTGCGCGGTGCACGACGCCGACGTCGTCCGCTTCGTCACGGGTCGCGAGGTGCTCACCGTCCAGGCCGTCGGCGGCACGAAGGGCGAGCCGTTCTTCGCCGCCGCGGGCGACGTCGCCTCGGCCGCCGCGCTGCTCACCCTCGACGACGGCACCATCGCCGTCCTCACGACGACGCGCTACTCCGGCCACGGCCACGACGTGCGGCTCGAGGTCGTCGGCTCCGAGGGGTCGGTGGCCGTCGGCCTCGACGACAGCCTGGCGCTGCGCTCGCTCGAGGACGGCGTGACCTTCCCCGCCGGCCCGGTCCACGAGGCCTTCATGGACCGCTTCGAGCCGGCCTACCGCGCCGAGCTCGCCGCCTTCCTCGACGTCGCGCGCGGCGCGGCGCCGAGCCCCTGCACCGTCCGCGACGCGCTGGAGGCCTCCCGCGTCGTCGAGGCCGCCACGCTCGCCCTCGCCGAGGGCCGCACCGTCGCCCTGTCCGAGATCCCCACCACCTGA
- a CDS encoding TIM barrel protein codes for MTTAPVAQRIAGAPISWGVCEVPGWGHQLTPDLVLAQMREVGLAATEFGPDGFLPDAPEAKAETLAAAGLRAVGQFVPVVLHDTAVDPLPAVEEAMTGLVAAQAGVVVIAAATGAEGYDERPDLDDDQWATLLGNLDRISDAAAARGLLAALHPHVGTMVESGTETERVLAGSRISLCLDTGHLLIGGGDPVAVAAQHPGRIGHVHLKDVRLDLADRVRAGELTYTDAVAAGMYVPLGDGDVDVAAIIGSLEGAGYDGWYVLEQDTVLSGDPDATGVDPAADVRASVAHVVEVADRLGDRP; via the coding sequence ATGACCACCGCACCCGTCGCCCAGCGCATCGCCGGCGCCCCCATCTCCTGGGGCGTCTGCGAGGTCCCCGGCTGGGGCCACCAGCTCACCCCCGACCTCGTCCTCGCCCAGATGCGCGAGGTCGGCCTCGCCGCCACCGAGTTCGGCCCCGACGGCTTCCTGCCCGACGCCCCCGAGGCCAAGGCCGAGACGCTCGCCGCCGCCGGTCTGCGCGCGGTCGGCCAGTTCGTCCCGGTCGTCCTCCACGACACCGCGGTCGACCCGCTGCCCGCCGTCGAGGAGGCGATGACCGGCCTCGTCGCCGCGCAGGCCGGCGTCGTCGTCATCGCCGCCGCCACCGGGGCCGAGGGCTACGACGAGCGTCCCGACCTCGACGACGACCAGTGGGCCACGCTCCTGGGCAACCTCGACCGGATCAGCGACGCCGCCGCCGCCCGCGGTCTCCTCGCCGCGCTGCACCCGCACGTCGGCACGATGGTCGAGAGCGGCACCGAGACCGAGCGGGTCCTCGCCGGCAGCCGCATCTCCCTCTGCCTCGACACCGGCCACCTGCTCATCGGCGGCGGCGACCCCGTGGCCGTCGCGGCGCAGCACCCGGGCCGCATCGGGCACGTGCACCTCAAGGACGTGCGCCTCGACCTCGCCGACCGCGTGCGCGCCGGCGAGCTGACCTACACCGACGCCGTCGCGGCCGGGATGTACGTGCCGCTCGGGGACGGCGACGTCGACGTGGCCGCCATCATCGGCTCGCTCGAGGGGGCCGGCTACGACGGCTGGTACGTGCTGGAGCAGGACACCGTGCTCTCCGGCGACCCCGACGCCACCGGGGTCGACCCCGCGGCCGACGTCCGCGCGTCCGTCGCGCACGTCGTCGAGGTGGCCGACCGGCTCGGGGACCGCCCGTGA
- the iolC gene encoding 5-dehydro-2-deoxygluconokinase has protein sequence MTAPDLVAIGRTGVDVYPLQHGVGLEDVDTFRKFLGGSATNVAVAAARHGHSSLLVTKVADDAFGRYVRREAERLGVDPSAIAVHAGDGPPTPVTFCEVHPPDHFPLSFYRWPTAPDLLLTDEDLPLDAIRDARVYWATVTGLSQEPSRGAHHTAWAARGRARHTVLDLDWRPMFWADPAEASAEVGRALEHVTVAVGNLEECQVAVGESDPHRAADALLERGLELALVKQGPRGVLAATRDERVEAAPFPVEVVNGLGAGDAFGGALVHGLLEGWDLGRIVRFANVAGALVAGRLECSTAMPTSDEVEAALVGAGR, from the coding sequence GTGACCGCCCCCGACCTCGTCGCCATCGGGCGCACCGGCGTCGACGTCTACCCGCTCCAGCACGGGGTGGGCCTGGAGGACGTCGACACCTTCCGGAAGTTCCTCGGCGGCAGCGCGACCAACGTCGCCGTCGCCGCGGCCCGGCACGGCCACTCGTCGCTGCTCGTGACCAAGGTCGCCGACGACGCCTTCGGGCGCTACGTCCGCCGCGAGGCCGAGCGGCTCGGGGTCGACCCCTCGGCCATCGCCGTCCACGCGGGCGACGGGCCGCCGACGCCGGTCACCTTCTGCGAGGTGCACCCCCCGGACCACTTCCCGCTGTCGTTCTACCGCTGGCCGACCGCCCCCGACCTCCTGCTCACCGACGAGGACCTGCCGCTGGACGCGATCCGCGACGCCCGCGTCTACTGGGCCACGGTGACGGGCCTGTCGCAGGAGCCCTCGCGCGGCGCGCACCACACCGCGTGGGCCGCGCGCGGCCGGGCCCGCCACACCGTCCTCGACCTCGACTGGCGGCCGATGTTCTGGGCCGACCCCGCCGAGGCGAGCGCCGAGGTCGGGCGCGCGCTCGAGCACGTGACCGTGGCCGTCGGCAACCTCGAGGAGTGCCAGGTCGCCGTCGGCGAGAGCGACCCGCACCGCGCGGCCGACGCCCTCCTCGAGCGCGGCCTCGAGCTTGCCCTCGTCAAGCAGGGCCCGCGCGGCGTGCTCGCCGCCACCCGCGACGAGCGCGTCGAGGCGGCGCCCTTCCCCGTCGAGGTCGTCAACGGCCTCGGGGCCGGCGACGCCTTCGGGGGCGCCCTCGTCCACGGCCTGCTCGAGGGCTGGGACCTCGGGCGGATCGTCCGCTTCGCCAACGTCGCCGGCGCGCTCGTCGCCGGGCGGCTGGAGTGCTCGACCGCGATGCCGACCAGCGACGAGGTCGAGGCCGCGCTCGTCGGGGCCGGGCGGTGA
- a CDS encoding deoxyribose-phosphate aldolase, whose product MWDERRLRPLLPADGRLLLVAADHPARGALGVGPDPMAMASRSDLLDRLVTALERPGVDGVLGTPDILEDLLLLGALDDKVVIGSMNRGGLQGASWELDDGFTAYTAEAVRRLGLDGGKMLTRIALEDAGSLRTLEACAQAVTDLAEAGLLAMVEPFWSVREDGRVRNLLDADSMVRAVHVASGLGASSAHTWLKLPVVDDLERVMDATTMPTLLLGGDPAGAPAETYAAWGHALGLPSVRGLVVGRALLYPREGDVAAAVDVAADLVHGGTP is encoded by the coding sequence ATGTGGGACGAGCGCCGGCTGCGGCCGCTGCTGCCCGCCGACGGTCGCCTGCTCCTCGTCGCCGCCGACCACCCCGCCCGCGGCGCGCTCGGCGTCGGCCCGGACCCGATGGCGATGGCCAGCCGCTCGGACCTGCTCGACCGGCTCGTCACCGCCCTGGAGCGCCCCGGCGTCGACGGCGTGCTCGGCACCCCCGACATCCTCGAGGACCTGCTCCTGCTCGGCGCGCTCGACGACAAGGTCGTCATCGGGTCGATGAACCGCGGTGGGCTGCAGGGCGCCTCGTGGGAGCTCGACGACGGCTTCACCGCCTACACCGCCGAGGCCGTGCGCCGGCTGGGCCTCGACGGAGGCAAGATGCTCACCCGCATCGCCCTCGAGGACGCCGGCTCGCTGCGCACCCTCGAGGCCTGCGCGCAGGCGGTCACCGACCTCGCCGAGGCCGGGCTGCTCGCGATGGTCGAGCCGTTCTGGTCGGTGCGCGAGGACGGCCGCGTGCGCAACCTGCTCGACGCCGACTCGATGGTGCGCGCCGTGCACGTCGCCTCCGGCCTGGGAGCCAGCAGCGCGCACACCTGGCTCAAGCTGCCGGTCGTCGACGACCTCGAGCGGGTCATGGACGCCACGACGATGCCGACGCTGCTGCTCGGCGGCGACCCCGCCGGCGCGCCGGCCGAGACCTACGCCGCCTGGGGGCACGCCCTCGGCCTGCCGTCGGTCCGCGGCCTCGTCGTCGGGCGGGCGCTGCTCTACCCGCGCGAGGGCGACGTCGCCGCTGCGGTGGACGTCGCGGCCGACCTCGTCCACGGTGGGACCCCATGA